Within Candidatus Woesearchaeota archaeon, the genomic segment CCAGTATATATGCTTTGGAACTCCCTTTATCATTAGATTATAAAATAACTAAAAATATTGAACTATATGCAGGAGTTTGTTTATCAGCATTACTTAATTGAGTTGACTCTTAAAAGACCTATTTCTCAAAAGCAACTTAATTAAAAATACAAAATAATTATAAATATTTAGAAAATATAAGTCAAATAAAACTACATCGTAGGCTTATTTTTTAGAGGAAAAATAGGGTTTATTGTAAAAAAAACATAAATTCTAAGTAAAATGGTAAAATCTACCACTTTCTTTCTAAAAAGTCTAAAAATCCTTCCTAAATTGATAGCAATGGATGAAGCTATCGCATGTAGGGCTATTTTAAACTTAGTTCTTACCTTGAACTTCCCCTTATGATTGAGATTTTTTGAAAATTCTTTAATTGTAGCCTCAACATTTGGTCTTAATTTTCGTCTTTCTTTTGGTATATCCATAATTTTATTATTTCTGATATTTGCTTTTAGTTGCTCTTTACTAAAATATAAAATTTTTCCTTTTTTAGTTCGTTTTATTTTACATTGATTAACTAATGGACATTTTTCACATTCATTATTATTAAATAGAGCTTTATACTTTTTTTTACCTTCATTAGCTATTACTTTTTGAGCTGGACACTCCACTGTAAAATCACCTACTTCTGTTTCTGATACTATAATTTCAACTTTAGATTTCCTTCCTCTTATTGCTGTAGGTATAAGAGTTATTCCCAATTTATCAAGCTTCTTATCATTTGATTCACTGCCATAAGCTCCATCTGTATGGATTTCATTTATATCTGTATATTGCTTATTCATACCATCTATTCTTGAGGCTAAAATATTACTGTCATCAATATTATTAGCATCTGTACTTACATCTATTATAAGATTTATATCATTTTCAGGATTTGCTATCTCTGTTACTGTTACAGCTTGACCTTTAAAAGATTCCCCTCTTTTAGTTCTAAATGTTGCATCTTCATCATCAGGAGATTGCAGCATACCACTACTTAAATCCTTTTTGTCTTTAGGGATAAACTTATTTTCAGTATCATTATTTTCATCATCACTATCAATACTAAACTGTTCATTGAGGACTCTAATAAATATCTTAAACACTCCATTATCACAATACTTTTGATTAAGTTTATTATAAATATCTCCGTATACTTCACCAAGTGTATCAAGACTAGTAATTCGCTCTTCACTATTTAAATCATAAACATATTTATTAGAACTCTTCTTTAAATAAGGAGCAAATAATTCTTTATATAACTCTTTATCCTCTTTTGAAAGTATTCTAAAAACACGGCT encodes:
- a CDS encoding transposase, whose translation is MYKKSKSSKVNKLFIPSIELSNKQVKELDKSKEAFIYEVIYKNIDESDYAVLYDNELNYEKELKSSNYETPSNGNKSLFSEEVKNSELIMRKRTRPTGRPNTPISGLITALVILNNNGWTHEDLFNNLKYNLLTRRAFGVYGLDESIFSEATFYKFQQRLLEHWINTGVNLLELTFQKLTNAMVSALGLKTNIVRIDSFQAMSNISSYSRVRLTVEVLSRVFRILSKEDKELYKELFAPYLKKSSNKYVYDLNSEERITSLDTLGEVYGDIYNKLNQKYCDNGVFKIFIRVLNEQFSIDSDDENNDTENKFIPKDKKDLSSGMLQSPDDEDATFRTKRGESFKGQAVTVTEIANPENDINLIIDVSTDANNIDDSNILASRIDGMNKQYTDINEIHTDGAYGSESNDKKLDKLGITLIPTAIRGRKSKVEIIVSETEVGDFTVECPAQKVIANEGKKKYKALFNNNECEKCPLVNQCKIKRTKKGKILYFSKEQLKANIRNNKIMDIPKERRKLRPNVEATIKEFSKNLNHKGKFKVRTKFKIALHAIASSIAINLGRIFRLFRKKVVDFTILLRIYVFFTINPIFPLKNKPTM